A window from Chitinophaga filiformis encodes these proteins:
- a CDS encoding alginate export family protein: MKHLFSAGFFYLLCMFFFRPSAHAQFTMGAQLRTRTELKDGQGAPLPQGSSPAFFTSQRSRLYAGFSGYRFKLGLTVQDVRIWGQDASTINKVTTQENNGLLVHEAWAEIMLLDTVVKNRNLSLKIGRQEIMYDDSRLLGNLDWAQQGRRHDAAVLKYETGPYTLHLGAAFNQNKENAAGTVYNPTPPGNYTATTNGGTMYKSLEYLYASRKLSAGTISFLFLSDQFSKFHPDSTGVKIWDKGAHTRMTTGMYFNNTFNKLTLTAAGYYQFGKNANAQKLSAGLLSAAFQYQLCKSFSAGLGTDYTTGGVNAAGKSHAFDPLYGTPHKFWGYMDYFYVASGFGNRGLQDYYLKTKYKAGSKFLLTGDLHEFYSASEVIQNGVSLSRKFGTEADLVAMYALTKVISFEAGYSHFWNTASLTSAAVKNISNAQSNSNWAYVSINIRPEMIFNK; the protein is encoded by the coding sequence ATGAAACATTTATTCTCAGCGGGTTTCTTTTACCTGCTCTGTATGTTTTTTTTCCGTCCGTCAGCGCATGCACAATTTACGATGGGCGCACAACTCCGAACGCGCACCGAATTGAAGGACGGTCAGGGGGCGCCGCTACCGCAAGGTTCTTCCCCTGCCTTTTTTACCTCCCAGCGCAGCCGCCTGTATGCAGGCTTCAGTGGCTACCGCTTTAAACTGGGATTGACAGTACAGGACGTCCGGATATGGGGACAGGACGCATCTACCATTAACAAGGTCACTACACAGGAGAACAATGGACTGCTGGTACACGAGGCCTGGGCTGAAATTATGCTGCTGGACACAGTAGTAAAGAACAGGAACCTCAGCCTCAAGATCGGCAGGCAGGAAATTATGTATGACGACAGCCGCCTGCTGGGAAATCTCGACTGGGCGCAACAAGGCCGCCGGCATGATGCAGCGGTGCTGAAGTATGAAACCGGACCATATACCTTACACCTGGGAGCCGCCTTCAACCAGAATAAGGAAAATGCAGCCGGTACAGTTTATAACCCCACTCCCCCTGGCAACTACACCGCTACCACAAATGGCGGCACTATGTATAAAAGCCTGGAATACCTGTACGCTTCAAGAAAACTATCTGCAGGAACCATCTCTTTCTTATTCCTCTCCGATCAGTTTTCTAAGTTCCATCCCGACAGCACCGGCGTTAAGATCTGGGACAAGGGCGCACATACACGTATGACAACGGGCATGTATTTCAATAACACTTTCAATAAGCTGACGCTTACCGCTGCAGGATACTACCAGTTTGGGAAGAATGCGAATGCACAGAAGCTCAGCGCCGGATTACTATCTGCCGCTTTTCAATACCAGCTGTGTAAATCCTTCAGCGCAGGCCTGGGAACAGATTATACTACAGGCGGCGTGAATGCAGCAGGCAAGAGCCACGCATTCGATCCGCTGTACGGTACTCCACATAAGTTCTGGGGATACATGGACTACTTCTATGTAGCCAGCGGCTTCGGTAACCGTGGATTGCAGGATTATTACCTGAAAACAAAATATAAAGCGGGTTCAAAGTTTCTGCTGACCGGAGACCTGCATGAGTTCTACAGCGCAAGTGAAGTAATACAGAACGGGGTTTCACTCAGCCGGAAATTCGGTACTGAAGCGGACCTGGTGGCAATGTACGCCCTCACAAAAGTGATATCTTTTGAAGCAGGATACAGTCACTTCTGGAATACGGCTTCGCTGACCTCAGCCGCAGTTAAGAATATCTCCAATGCCCAAAGCAACAGTAACTGGGCATATGTGTCCATCAACATCAGACCGGAGATGATCTTTAATAAGTAA
- the nirD gene encoding nitrite reductase small subunit NirD, with protein sequence MSTAISTNTTVEWFFACNVIDVPPNGGVCVKYDDVQIALFRFARRDAWYATQNLCPHRQQMALSRGMTGTHNGEPKVACPFHKKTFSLEDGRCLSDETECSLTTYPVRVENDKVYIGIMQEA encoded by the coding sequence ATGTCCACCGCCATTAGCACAAACACAACCGTAGAATGGTTCTTTGCCTGTAACGTGATAGACGTTCCACCAAACGGAGGAGTATGCGTAAAGTATGATGATGTACAGATTGCATTGTTCCGCTTTGCCAGACGCGACGCCTGGTACGCTACGCAGAACCTGTGTCCTCACCGTCAGCAGATGGCGCTCAGCCGCGGCATGACCGGCACACACAACGGCGAGCCGAAAGTGGCCTGTCCGTTCCATAAAAAAACATTCTCTCTCGAAGACGGCCGTTGCCTGTCTGACGAGACAGAATGCTCCCTCACCACCTACCCTGTCAGGGTTGAAAACGACAAGGTGTACATAGGGATCATGCAGGAAGCATAA
- the nirB gene encoding nitrite reductase large subunit NirB, giving the protein MKIVIIGNGMVSYKFCEKIISKLPAGTTEIVVFGEEPRPAYDRVHLSEFFAGKTADDLLMAPADWYASNNITLHLGDPVQQIDRNTKTVHSFKGITEAYDYLVIATGSSAFVPPIPGVDKKGVFIYRTIEDLELMRDYAPKAKRGVVIGGGLLGLEAAKALLDLGISDTHVIEFAPRLMPRQIDENGSRILEQQLRQLGLQIHTNKNTSEVLGDETITGLQFADESILQADMLVISAGIKPRDELAKLSGLETGHRGGIVVNEHLQTTDPEIYAIGECALYHGMIYGLVAPGYEMAEVVATHIAGEAQQKTFTGFDMSTKLKLIGVDVASFGDPFVSAESSRSIVFEDTMKGVYKRISISNDGKYLLGGILIGDADAYNMLLQTAKNKVILPPNPEDVLLGARGGSQEAGPGVLGLPDDAIICSCESVSKGNICAAVEAGNETLDAVKKCTKAGTCCGGCTPMVKDLITGTMKAQGKYIRNVICEHFSYSRQELYDLIRIKEVRSFDEALDHYGHGDGCEICKPVIASIMASLWNDMILDKGNDVVQDSNDRFLANIQKGGTYSVVPRIPGGEITPAKLLVIAQVALKYNLYTKITGGQRIDLFGAHLSDLPDIWEELIAAGFESGHAYGKALRTVKSCVGSTWCRFGLHDSVSFAIEIEERYRGLRAPHKIKSAVSGCIRECAEAQSKDFGIIATEKGWNLYVGGNGGSKPQHAILLAADLDSETCIRYIDRFLMFYIKTADPLTRTATWLNKLDGGITYLRNVIVNDSLGIAEELEREMQALVDKYKCEWKEVVENPELRKRFNHFVNAPGAKDPTVKFDTLREQKKAAEWK; this is encoded by the coding sequence ATGAAAATTGTAATTATAGGCAATGGCATGGTTAGCTACAAGTTTTGCGAGAAAATAATCTCCAAATTGCCGGCCGGGACCACTGAAATCGTAGTTTTCGGAGAAGAACCCCGCCCTGCCTACGACCGTGTGCATTTAAGTGAATTTTTTGCCGGCAAAACTGCAGATGACCTTCTTATGGCCCCCGCTGACTGGTATGCTTCCAATAATATTACGCTTCACCTCGGCGATCCTGTTCAGCAGATTGACCGTAATACTAAAACAGTTCACTCATTTAAAGGTATTACCGAAGCTTACGACTATCTCGTTATTGCTACCGGCTCTTCCGCTTTTGTACCTCCTATCCCCGGCGTGGACAAAAAAGGGGTATTTATTTATCGTACCATAGAAGACCTGGAGTTAATGCGCGACTATGCCCCCAAAGCAAAAAGAGGGGTAGTGATCGGCGGCGGCCTGTTGGGCCTGGAAGCCGCTAAGGCATTACTGGACCTGGGCATTTCCGATACCCATGTAATAGAATTCGCGCCAAGGCTAATGCCCCGGCAGATCGATGAGAACGGTTCCCGCATCCTGGAGCAGCAGTTGAGGCAGCTCGGATTACAGATACATACTAATAAAAATACCAGCGAGGTACTGGGCGACGAGACCATTACCGGACTGCAGTTTGCCGATGAGAGCATACTACAGGCTGACATGCTGGTGATCTCCGCCGGTATTAAACCACGCGACGAGCTGGCAAAACTGAGCGGCCTGGAAACTGGTCACCGGGGAGGTATTGTAGTGAATGAACACTTACAAACCACTGATCCTGAAATATATGCTATCGGCGAATGTGCCCTCTATCATGGCATGATCTACGGACTGGTAGCGCCAGGATATGAAATGGCGGAAGTAGTAGCCACTCATATTGCCGGCGAGGCACAGCAGAAAACCTTCACCGGTTTTGATATGAGCACCAAACTGAAACTGATCGGCGTGGATGTGGCCAGCTTCGGCGATCCTTTTGTATCTGCAGAAAGCAGCAGGAGCATCGTGTTTGAAGATACCATGAAAGGAGTGTACAAACGCATCAGTATCAGCAATGACGGAAAATACCTCTTGGGGGGTATCCTGATCGGAGATGCCGACGCCTACAATATGTTGTTACAGACGGCCAAAAACAAAGTGATCCTTCCTCCCAACCCCGAAGATGTACTGCTGGGCGCCCGTGGTGGCAGCCAGGAGGCCGGTCCGGGCGTACTGGGTTTACCGGACGATGCCATCATCTGCAGTTGTGAAAGCGTGAGCAAAGGCAACATCTGTGCAGCGGTGGAAGCCGGCAATGAAACGCTGGACGCTGTTAAGAAATGCACCAAAGCCGGCACCTGCTGCGGCGGCTGTACGCCTATGGTGAAAGATCTCATTACCGGCACCATGAAGGCCCAGGGTAAATATATCCGTAATGTGATCTGCGAGCACTTCTCGTATTCCCGCCAGGAACTCTATGACCTGATCCGTATCAAAGAGGTACGCTCTTTCGATGAGGCGCTGGATCACTACGGTCATGGCGATGGCTGCGAAATATGTAAACCGGTGATAGCCTCTATCATGGCCAGTCTCTGGAATGATATGATCCTGGATAAAGGGAATGATGTTGTGCAGGATTCCAATGACCGTTTCCTGGCCAATATCCAGAAGGGTGGTACCTATTCTGTTGTTCCCCGCATCCCCGGTGGAGAGATCACTCCCGCAAAACTACTGGTCATCGCACAGGTGGCCCTGAAATATAACCTGTACACCAAGATCACCGGCGGACAACGCATCGATCTTTTCGGCGCTCACCTCAGCGACCTGCCGGATATCTGGGAAGAGCTGATCGCAGCTGGTTTTGAAAGCGGGCACGCATACGGAAAGGCCCTTCGTACTGTTAAAAGCTGTGTAGGTTCCACCTGGTGCCGTTTCGGGCTGCATGACAGCGTGAGCTTCGCCATAGAGATAGAAGAACGTTACCGTGGTCTGCGTGCTCCGCACAAGATCAAATCCGCAGTATCCGGTTGTATCCGTGAATGTGCAGAGGCGCAGTCCAAAGACTTTGGCATCATTGCTACAGAAAAAGGCTGGAACCTGTATGTAGGTGGTAACGGAGGCTCCAAACCACAACATGCCATCCTGCTGGCTGCAGACCTGGATAGTGAAACCTGCATCCGCTATATAGACCGCTTCCTGATGTTCTACATCAAGACAGCTGATCCGCTGACCCGTACCGCTACATGGCTGAACAAGCTGGATGGTGGCATCACCTATCTCCGTAACGTAATAGTAAATGACAGCCTGGGAATAGCAGAAGAACTGGAAAGAGAAATGCAGGCACTTGTAGATAAATATAAATGCGAGTGGAAGGAAGTAGTTGAAAATCCTGAACTGCGCAAGCGCTTCAATCACTTTGTGAATGCGCCGGGTGCGAAAGATCCGACTGTAAAATTCGATACACTGCGGGAACAGAAAAAGGCCGCAGAATGGAAATAA
- the cobA gene encoding uroporphyrinogen-III C-methyltransferase yields MAYLSLVGAGPGDPELITLKAVNVIRQADVILYDALVNEALLTYAKPGAVVKFVGKRYGCHSLSQQEINHLIVSYARSHGHVVRLKGGDPFVFGRATEEIAAAKGAGIPVQVIPGISSALAAPAGQMIPLTSRGMTESFWVTTGTTLTGEISADIDLAARSTATVIILMAMSKLEAIMDIFAGYGKSNLPVAIIQNSSTDREKVVTGTVKDIVFKAQHAGMSNPAVIVVGKVVELKDMAGTVQQLIDRHEER; encoded by the coding sequence ATGGCATATTTATCTTTGGTGGGAGCAGGTCCAGGCGATCCGGAGCTGATCACTTTGAAAGCAGTGAACGTCATCCGGCAGGCGGATGTCATATTATATGATGCCCTGGTGAACGAGGCTTTATTGACCTATGCAAAACCCGGAGCCGTCGTTAAGTTTGTAGGCAAGCGCTACGGATGTCATTCGTTGTCTCAGCAGGAGATCAACCACCTGATCGTATCATATGCCCGGAGCCACGGGCACGTGGTAAGGCTAAAGGGTGGTGATCCATTTGTTTTTGGCAGGGCTACGGAAGAGATAGCTGCCGCAAAGGGGGCTGGCATCCCGGTGCAGGTCATTCCGGGGATCTCCAGTGCATTGGCTGCCCCTGCGGGTCAGATGATACCGCTTACTTCGAGGGGGATGACAGAGAGCTTCTGGGTTACCACGGGTACTACCCTGACAGGAGAGATCTCCGCAGACATTGACCTCGCGGCGCGCTCCACTGCCACTGTTATTATATTAATGGCAATGAGCAAGCTTGAGGCTATTATGGATATATTTGCAGGGTACGGTAAAAGTAATCTGCCTGTGGCTATCATTCAGAACAGTTCTACTGATCGGGAAAAGGTGGTTACAGGTACAGTAAAAGACATAGTATTTAAGGCGCAACATGCCGGCATGTCCAATCCGGCAGTAATAGTGGTAGGGAAAGTGGTCGAACTGAAGGACATGGCTGGCACGGTGCAGCAATTAATCGACAGGCATGAAGAAAGATAA
- a CDS encoding Crp/Fnr family transcriptional regulator, with amino-acid sequence MKKDKHGCDLQSCMLCKLCIPAWKPAIAAHRQSFTLKKGQMLFREGEPVNGIYFVNAGKVKVHKHWGEEKELIVRFAEEGDIVGHRGVGSEMVYPVSATALETVDLCFIDLAFFQATLKVNHEFLHALMMFYASELQESEKNMRNLVHMPVKGRIAHALLFLRQKFGTNGDGYINMTLSRQDLASYTGTTYETAFRIMSELIQEDIIAISGKSIAVKDPARLALLEVDAG; translated from the coding sequence ATGAAGAAAGATAAACATGGTTGCGATCTGCAATCCTGTATGTTATGTAAGCTGTGTATTCCTGCGTGGAAACCCGCAATTGCGGCACACAGACAAAGTTTCACGTTAAAAAAAGGTCAGATGCTCTTCCGGGAAGGAGAGCCGGTGAATGGGATCTATTTCGTGAATGCAGGTAAAGTAAAGGTACACAAGCATTGGGGCGAAGAAAAGGAACTGATCGTCCGCTTTGCAGAAGAAGGCGACATTGTCGGTCATAGGGGAGTGGGCAGTGAAATGGTCTACCCCGTATCGGCAACCGCACTCGAAACAGTGGATCTCTGCTTTATAGACCTCGCTTTTTTCCAGGCCACACTCAAGGTCAATCATGAATTCCTGCATGCCCTGATGATGTTCTATGCAAGTGAGCTGCAGGAATCGGAAAAGAACATGCGTAATCTTGTGCATATGCCTGTAAAAGGCCGTATTGCGCATGCCCTGCTCTTCCTCCGGCAAAAGTTCGGTACGAACGGAGATGGTTATATCAATATGACACTCAGCCGGCAGGACCTCGCGTCTTATACCGGCACTACCTATGAAACTGCCTTTCGTATCATGAGTGAGCTGATACAGGAAGACATCATCGCCATTTCCGGCAAAAGTATCGCCGTAAAAGATCCTGCCAGACTTGCGCTCCTGGAAGTGGACGCCGGTTAA
- a CDS encoding response regulator transcription factor gives MIKVVVVEDHPIMVEGLKNILRSDAGIELNGDYGDGKSVLQALEKGQPDVILMDVNLPDISGVTLCGEVKKKYEDVKIIALSIHDEQPVIHSMLQNGASGYVLKNALGNEIIRAIYAIMDGEEYLCSSTKEALKNADMELLKAIPRITRREKEILQLIGKGLTTMQIADQLFISTHTVESHRKNLMEKFGVNNTTSVVKLASEYKLL, from the coding sequence ATGATCAAAGTAGTAGTGGTGGAAGATCACCCGATCATGGTAGAAGGGCTGAAGAACATCTTGCGGAGCGATGCAGGAATAGAGCTGAACGGCGATTATGGAGACGGTAAGAGTGTGTTACAGGCGCTGGAAAAAGGGCAGCCCGATGTAATACTGATGGACGTAAACCTTCCGGACATCAGTGGAGTAACCCTTTGCGGAGAAGTGAAAAAGAAATATGAAGATGTAAAGATCATTGCGTTGAGCATACATGATGAGCAACCGGTCATCCACAGCATGCTGCAGAACGGGGCAAGCGGTTATGTACTGAAGAATGCACTGGGCAATGAGATCATCCGGGCCATATATGCTATCATGGATGGAGAGGAATACCTGTGCAGCAGCACCAAGGAAGCGCTGAAGAATGCCGATATGGAGTTGCTGAAAGCCATCCCCCGCATTACCCGCAGGGAAAAAGAGATCCTGCAGCTGATCGGTAAGGGATTGACCACGATGCAGATAGCTGATCAGTTATTCATCAGCACCCATACGGTGGAAAGTCACCGTAAGAACCTGATGGAAAAATTCGGGGTAAATAATACCACTTCCGTTGTGAAGCTGGCCTCGGAATACAAACTGCTTTAA
- a CDS encoding sensor histidine kinase yields MRIPILIVLICITTRLYAQKTTSQRGASDAVSADLYIRLARKLPLRDTVQALKYFQQALQLEQKNENKLGIARTYLAIGAWFNSINNFQEAEKHLLIAREDVMKDTSREARMLLANIKTNLAEVLGNKGQTQLQTEEYLQTIPLLEKMNAIPELNATYQDLGDIFFSKSQYKTAITYYYKSLTSYEDPSRYYDLIASRHLSLASCMYHLDSLQKMEQHLQEAKEKLDKTGVDSINIWADYYYHEGLLDIKHQLYHHAATMFYSGLTIARRLNYNVAICNNLYSLAKLFEKQGQYDKAMKLMDEYGRLSYTLKDFPFRLHALDLMAELSFKQHYPDEAYKYLRKYIILADSLQEREVTEKIHELEAHYQSSEKENRIKLLQHENERQEFALQKNRLLISLMVVIILSLLVVAALSYLFYRNGRKLLEQQRQLHQFEVERIRQEHKISLLSAMLEGQEKERTRLARDLHDGLGGLLSGIKLELSTVTPSQTTVHRQSLIQNTLQRLDGAMDELRRIARSMMPEILIKYGLGEATVEYCRGLKKTGTDNIICQVFNFQAEAMEHTRQVVLYRIMQELVNNAIKHAEASQILVLLQQTDNTLFLTVEDDGKGFDTTVGNKLKGAGLANIEARVEFLGGKIDIQSEPGTGTAITIECATSIS; encoded by the coding sequence GTCCTAATTTGTATAACTACCCGGTTATACGCGCAGAAAACCACCAGCCAGCGTGGGGCATCCGACGCAGTATCTGCCGACCTGTATATCAGGCTGGCCAGGAAACTGCCGCTGAGAGACACCGTACAGGCACTGAAATATTTCCAGCAGGCATTGCAGCTGGAACAAAAGAATGAGAATAAGCTCGGTATTGCACGTACCTACCTGGCAATTGGCGCCTGGTTCAATTCCATTAATAATTTCCAGGAGGCGGAAAAACACCTGCTCATTGCACGGGAAGACGTCATGAAAGATACCAGCCGGGAGGCCCGCATGCTGCTGGCCAACATAAAGACCAACCTGGCAGAGGTGCTGGGCAATAAGGGGCAAACCCAGTTACAAACAGAAGAATACCTGCAAACCATTCCCCTGCTGGAGAAAATGAATGCCATCCCGGAACTGAACGCCACTTACCAGGACCTGGGAGATATTTTCTTTAGTAAATCACAGTATAAGACCGCCATCACCTATTATTATAAAAGTCTGACCAGCTACGAAGATCCTTCCCGTTATTACGACCTGATAGCCAGCCGGCATCTCAGCCTGGCCAGCTGTATGTATCACCTGGACAGCCTCCAGAAGATGGAACAGCATCTGCAGGAAGCCAAAGAAAAGCTGGACAAAACGGGTGTAGATTCCATTAATATATGGGCAGATTATTATTATCATGAAGGCCTGCTGGATATAAAGCACCAGTTGTACCATCATGCAGCCACCATGTTCTACAGCGGTCTGACCATTGCCCGCAGGCTGAATTACAATGTGGCCATCTGTAATAACCTGTACTCGCTGGCGAAACTCTTCGAAAAACAGGGTCAGTACGACAAGGCAATGAAGCTGATGGATGAATACGGGCGACTGTCCTATACGCTGAAAGATTTCCCTTTCCGTTTACATGCCCTGGACCTGATGGCCGAGTTGTCGTTTAAACAACATTATCCTGATGAAGCCTATAAATATCTGCGGAAGTACATCATACTTGCAGATAGCCTGCAGGAGCGGGAAGTGACGGAAAAGATTCATGAACTGGAAGCCCATTACCAGTCTTCCGAAAAAGAGAACCGCATCAAGCTGTTACAGCATGAGAACGAACGCCAGGAATTTGCATTGCAGAAGAACCGCCTGTTGATATCACTGATGGTGGTGATCATATTATCGTTGCTGGTGGTAGCGGCGCTCAGTTACCTGTTTTACCGCAATGGCCGCAAGCTGCTGGAGCAACAGCGGCAGCTGCATCAATTTGAGGTGGAGCGCATCCGCCAGGAACATAAGATCTCCCTCCTCTCTGCGATGCTGGAAGGACAGGAGAAAGAGCGTACTAGGTTGGCGCGCGACCTGCATGACGGCCTGGGTGGATTGTTGTCTGGTATTAAACTGGAACTGTCTACCGTAACCCCTTCGCAGACCACTGTACACAGGCAATCGCTGATACAGAACACTTTACAGCGGCTGGATGGAGCAATGGACGAGTTGCGCCGTATAGCCCGCAGCATGATGCCGGAAATACTCATTAAATATGGCCTGGGTGAAGCAACCGTAGAATATTGCAGGGGATTGAAGAAGACCGGCACTGACAATATCATTTGCCAGGTATTCAATTTCCAGGCAGAGGCGATGGAACATACACGGCAGGTGGTGTTGTACCGGATCATGCAGGAGCTGGTGAACAATGCCATCAAACATGCGGAGGCATCTCAGATACTCGTACTGTTACAACAAACGGATAATACCCTGTTCCTCACTGTAGAAGATGACGGGAAAGGATTTGATACGACAGTAGGTAACAAGCTCAAAGGAGCCGGACTGGCAAATATCGAAGCCCGCGTGGAATTCCTGGGTGGTAAAATAGATATTCAGTCAGAACCCGGCACCGGTACAGCTATTACCATTGAATGCGCAACATCCATTAGTTAA